GCTGCCAATATTCATTACCTAAATCTGCATAAATAGTTGACATTAAACTTTCACCTTCTGCAGCTGTTTTATAAGGGGTGTCTGAAAGTGGAATTGCTCTGTCAGTTAAAGGTTCTGTATCCAAATAATCGCTACAAGATGTTGTTCCTATAGTTAAGGTTGTTCCCAACAGAAAATAATATATTGTTTTATTAAATTTCATAATAATTGATTAAAAATTAGCTTTAAGACCGAAAATAAATGTTCTTACCTGTGGATAAGTACCGTAATCAACGCCAGAGACACCCGGCGTTGTATTGAAAGCATTTACTTCAGGATCAAAACCTGTGTAATCAGTCCAGGTTAAAAGATTTTGTCCAGTGACATAAACATTAATTTTACTCACTCCTTTAAACGGACTTAGGAAATTGTACCCTAAAGTTGCACTTTTGACTTTAAGAAAAGAACCGTCTTCCACAAATCTGTCTGAAACATATTGTGAACTTGGAGAATTAGCTCTTGGAGTATTTGTAATTTGTCCTGGAGTTGTCCAACGATCTAAAACTGCAGTTGATTGATTTTTAAAGTCATTCATCATTTCCAAATCAAATCTTGATGCATTATAAATTTCACCGCCATAAGACCCTGTTATTAGTACATCTAAATACCAGTTTTTATAAGAAAAATTATTGCTAAAACCAAAAGAAAAATCAGGGTTTGGATTCCCTATAAACGTTCTGTCGCCAGTATCAAAATATCCGTTTCCATTAGTATCTTTATAAACAAAATCCCCTGTTTGAGAGTCAACATGATCTATCTGATAACCATAAAAAGAACTAATTGCTTGTCCTGGAGTAAATCTCACTAAATTAGCTCCTACAGTTTCGATATTAGCTTTATCGAGAATAGGAACCCAATTTAGCTGTAATACTTTATTATTTGTGAATGCAATATTGAAGTTGGTATTCCAATTAAACCCCTCTCCTTTAAAATTTTGGGTATTTAAAGCAAATTCTAGCCCTTTATTTTCCATATTTCCAACATTTCTATAAAAAGGTACTTGTGCTGGTCCCATTGGTATTGGAATTATTAGGTTATTTGTTTTTCTTTGGTATGCATCAATGCTTAATTTAATTCTATTATTAACAAATCCCATATCAAGACCAACATTAGTATCGCTGGTAAGTTCCCAACCTAAATTTCCACTATCCCATTGACGGCCTCGCCAAATACCATCAGGGCCTACACGTGAAACTCTTTCTAAATTAAAGTGAGAATATGATGGAATCCCAGAAACATTTCCAGTTTGTCCCCATCCTCCGCGCAATTTCAATTCTGATATAACCTTACTTTCAGATAAAAACTCTTCATTAGATACTACCCAAGATGCAGATACTCCTGGAAAAAAACCCCATTTGTTTCCAGGAGCTAAAGCAGAACTTCCGTTATATCTAAACACTCCCATAATAGTATATTTATTATCTAGGGTATATAATGCTCTACCAAAAAAAGAAAGCTCTCTTAAATGTTCTTTTACAAGAGTTTCTCTTTTATCATCAATTACTGTATTGTAATCAAAAAAAGATGTTCCTGCAGGGAAATTATTTCCTTCATAGTTATGCCAAGTGTTTCTCTTTTCATGTATCTGATTTCCTCCTAATAATGATAAATCATGAACTCCTGACTTTATGGTATACGTTAAAGTATTCTCAATATTCATATCCTGATAAGTCGATAAATATTTTCCACCAATCCCTTTTTTCTCTCTTCCATAGCTAGTCTGAAATCCATCGGTGAATTGATCATTTGTAACATCAATTAAGTCAAATGAAACTGTAGGTTTCCAAACTAAATTTTTAAGCAGATTAACTTCCAATCCTAAATTACTCATAAAACGCTGCGTCTGAGTTTCGTTCTTTCTCGATTGATAGGCAACAGGATTTTCCCAAGATGATTGAAATGGGTTTAGCGCAAACTGACCATCTTTGTAACCATCAATAAAATTTCCTGAAGCATCTTTTTCTCTTACCGCAAGTTGACTTCCATAGATTGGTAAAAACGAAGGTGTATTTAATGCACTTAAAATAACTCCACCTCTTGAGGTTCCTAAATTGTCATTTGTATTTTTTAAACCTGTGTTAATGTAATTGAAATTACCCGTCAACTTCAACCAATTGGTGATTTTAGCATCTAAATTCATCTTTGCTGAAATCCTTTCGAATCTCGCAGGATCAATAATTCCGTCAATTCCTTGATAGCCTAATGCTGTATAAGCTCTTACTTTTTCATTCCCAAAAGAATAGTTTACATTATAATTTTGATCAAAACCAGTTCTGAAAACTTCGTCTCTCCAGTTGGTATTAATGCCTTCGTAACGAGGATTATTGATTAAAGGAAGATAATTTGTTCCTCCATTAGCATGAAAGTCAAACATCAAGGTTTTATATTGGTCTAAATTTAAAACATCAATATTGTTTACCGTTTTAGACATTCCCCAATAGGCGTTGAATGCTAATTGCGGTTTATTGGCTTTTCCTCTTTTTGTAGTCACAATCACAACTCCCGAAGAACCGTTAATTCCATAAATTGCTGCAGAAGTCGCATCTTTCAGAATCGTCAGCTCTGTAATGTCATCAGGGTTAATTCCGCTAATATCGAAGGTTTGAATGCCGTCTACTACATACAATGGGTTTACACTCGATGAGATTGAATTGTTTCCCCTGATTTTCACATCAATCGCAGCGCCCGGCTTACCCGAAGACTGTATTACATTCACCCCTGCAGCATTTCCCTGCAACGCCTGTCCGACATTATAAATAGGTCGATCGTCAAATGTTTCAGATTTCACGGTTGATACTGCACTTGTAAGGTTTGATTTTTTTACCGAACCATAGCCAATAACAACTACTTCCTCAATCTTCTGTTCTTTGGAAGCAGTATCTCGCGGTGTAGTCTGTGCATTGAAATTTGCCGTAAAATAAAGGGCGGCAATAATTCCTAAGCTTCTTGATATTTGTACATTCATATACAGTTAAGTTTTTTTTAATTCTCAAATTGAGACAATAAAAATATATATTTTTTTTAATAATTAACATTTTTTTAATAATTATTTTAATATTTCCACTATTTTTGAGCTTCTAAAGTGAAAAACAGAATAGGTTTATCAATTAATTGTTAATAAAACCTATAAAAATAAATTCCCAAAATGAACGTTAAGCAGCCCAATATCTCTCTTCCATTGAAGCTTACTTTCCTTATTTTCTCAATGGTTTTGAATTGCATAGGGATTGTAATTATTCAGCTTTCAGAGCAGAAAATAACCTACGATAAGCTTGGTTTTTTAGATTCTTTCAAAGATTTACCGAATGCTCTATTTTCACTTTTCGTCGTAAATTTTATCAGCAGATTCGGAACAAAAAAGTCCTTAATTTTTGCTTTAATGCTTGTTGGAATTTGCTCGTTATTTTTACCTTTTGTAGAAGTTTTTTGGTTTTATAAGCTATGGTTTGCCATTATCGGAGCTTGTTTTGCGATAGGAAAAATCTGTGTGTACGGTATTATTAGAAACAATATGACCGAAGAAAAGTCATTAGCTAAAACAATGAATAGTGTAGAAGCGTCTTTCATGATTGGTATTTTTACGGTTAATACAGGTTTTGGATGGCTAATTTCCAGTCAATTTGGAGAATATTGGAAATTTGGGTTTATGTTTATCTCTTTGATTTCTTTTATTACCGTTTATCTTTTTATGAAAATTAAAATTGCTGAACCTCAAAATAAAAGCACCAGAATTTTCCCTGATCTATCAGGATTTGGTAAAAAAACATTTATCCTTTTTTTTGGAGTAAGCTTTTTTATTATTTTCATCGAACAAAGTTTTAATTCTTGGCTTCCAGCGTTTTACAAAGATCATTTGAAAGTCAATTCTTTCTTTGCACTTCAGGCATCTTCATTTTTAGCGCTCTTTTCGTACACCGGAAGAACAATTACCTCAAAGATTATTCAGCGTTTTCCGCTGTCAAAATATTTTATGACATGTGTAATGATGATTGTTTTTTTATTGATTATTACTTCAGTCATTCAATTTTATTTTAGCGAAAATGCAAGGGTTTTATTATTCATGTTTCCTATCATCGGCTTGTTCCTTGCCCCACTCTATCCGCTAATTAACTCAAAAATGATTGCAAAAATTGATAAAGATAAAATCAATGCTTTTACTTCTTTAATCGTTATTGTATCTGCGGTAAGCAGTTCTATAAATTCAATTTCGATTTCAATACTATTTAAATATCAGATGCTTACCTATTATTCTCTCTATATTTTGGGAGCTGTAATGATGGTTTCTGTTTTGGCATATTCTTATTTTAAACTTAGCTCTAATAAAATTTAAAAAATAATTTTATTTTTACCCCATGAAAACTGATCACAATAAAAACATAGAGACCCTAAAAGAACTTATTGATAGCAAAGACCTTATTCCCAATGTATCTGTCGACTGTACCATTTTTGGCTTTCACGATAATATCCTTAAAGTTTTATTATTAAAATACCACGACCTTAATTTATATTCTCTTCCGGGCGGATTTGTTTTTATTGATGAAGATTTAAGGGAAGCGGCTGATCGTGTTTTGTATGAAAGAACACATCTTAAAGGATTGTTTCTGGAGCAGTTTCATACGTTTGGAAGACTCAACAGAACGGCAAATAATGTACACAAAACATTAATCAACAACAAAGGTTTGGATGTTCCTAAAGATCATTGGATTTTACAAAGATTCATCACTGTTGGATATTGTAGCCTCATAGATTTCACCGTGGCCAATACTTTTCCTGATGCTTTTAATGAATCTTGTGCTTGGTTTGAAGTCAATAAACTTCCAGAAATGGCGTTTGATCACGACAGAGTGATTGCTGAAGGACTAGAATATCTACGTAAAAACATCGATACTCAGGTTGCAGCAAGCAATTTACTACCCGAAAAGTTCACCATGAAAGATTTACAATCGTTGTATGAAACAATATTAGGTGAAAAATTCAGACGTAACAATTTCCAACGTAAAATACTAAGCACTAATTCCTTAGAAAGGATGGAGAAATTATTCGATGGCTCTGCAAACAAGGCACCTTATCTCTATAAATTCATTGCAGAGTAGTTTTTTCTCTCTTTGAAAAAATTTTCTTTTCAGCATTCCGAAAAAATCCTATTTTTAGGAAAATTAAATTACATGTCATATTATCCTCTTACCAGCATCCCCGATTATTACGGAATAGATGCTTTACTTACCGAAGAACACAAGCTTATCCGTCAATCTGTAAGAGATTGGGTAGAGAGTTTTGTAATGCCGAATATTGATGAAGCAGCTCAAAATCATACCGATTTGCCTAATCTGATGAAAGAATTGGGGAAAATTGGGGCTTTAGGACCTTATATTCCTGAAGAATACGGCGGTTCTGGCTTAGATCAGATTTCTTACGGTTTGATTATGCAGGAATTGGAAAGAGGAGATTCTGCGGTACGTTCTGCGGCTTCTGTACAGAGTTCTTTGGTGATGTTCCCGATCAACGAGTTCGGTTCTGAAGAGCAAAAAAGAAAATACTTACCCAAGCTGGCTTCTGGTGAGATGATTGGATCTTTTGGCCTTACTGAGCCTAATCACGGGTCTGATCCTAGTTCTATGGAAACTTATTTTAAAGATATGGGAGATCATTATCTTTTGAATGGAGCGAAAATGTGGATTACCAATTCTCCATTGTGCGATATTGCAGTAATTTGGGCTAAAAATGAAGAAGGAAAAGTACAAGGATTGATCGTTGAAAGAGGAATGGAAGGTTTCACTACTCCGGAAACTCATAACAAATGGAGCTTAAGAGCATCTAAAACTGGTGAGTTGGTTTTCAATGATGTGAAAGTACCTAAAGAAAACTTATTGCCAAATGTTACAGGATTAAAAGGACCTTTATCTTGTCTAAATTCTGCGAGATATGGAATTTCTTGGGGAGTAATCGGAGCGGCAATTGATTGTTATTGTACTGCAGTTCAATACTCTAAAGAAAGGAAACAGTTCGGAAAACAAATCGGTGGATTCCAGTTACAACAGAAAAAATTGGCTGAGTTTTTAACCGAAATCACTAAGGCTCAGTTGCTTTGTTTACAATTAGGAAACTTGAAAAACGACCATAAAGCAAGTCCGGCGCAGATTTCTATGGCCAAAAGAAACAATGTAAAAATGGCGATTGATATTGCTAGAGAATCTAGACAAATTCTTGGCGGAATGGGAATTATGGGTGAATTCCCGATGATGCGTCATGCTGCAAACTTAGAGTCAGTGATTACGTATGAAGGAACACACGATGTTCATTTGTTGATTACAGGTCTTGATATTACAGGAATTAACGCTTTTTAAAATAAATTTATTCAAAACCTCCCAAATTTCTAAAAATCTGGGAGGTTTTATAATTTTAATAAGCGCTAAAAGTTTTTACATTTTCAATAAAGCTCATTTCAGGATTTAAAATTTCCAGAATTAAATTTTGAATAGAAACCATTGCATCATCAAGACTTCCCTGAGCAAAGTCAAGTGATACAACACCCTTTTTAGCGTCAGCAAAGCTCCAAATCCCTGTTTCTACAGGAAATCCCCAGAATTCTGGCAAACTCTGAATTACATATTGATATAAACAAAGCTGCATTGCCTGTTTTCTGTCGCTATTTTGAAAGTAATCTGATTTATTTAAATCATCAATCTTGACAGTAAGATTCTTTGTTTTCGCTGTTTTATAATCGATAATTCTTACCGTTCCGTTTAATCGGTCGATGCGGTCGATGAAACCAAAGAAAGAAACCTTATCATTTTTCTCTTCATTCAGATAAAAATCTACAGCTTCAAATCGTCTTTCAATATCAATTATTTCTAAAGAATTCCCAGCTTTTATCAATTCCAAATCGTAATTCAGAATATTCTCAATCACTTTTTTGGCAATTGCTTTGTGGATGTAATTCATCCCTTTTTTATAAAATTCGGGTTGATGTTTTAGCTTTTCAATAGCCATATCAATAAATTCATCTATTCGTTTAATTGAATCTTGTAAATCGTTTAATTTTAAAATCTTACCTTTTAATACCTCATAAACTTCTTGAAGGGTATAATGAACTAAATTACCGTAATTTCTAATCGATAATTCTTCTTCAATTTCATCTGCTTCAGAGGTATTCAGAATCTTTGAAAGATAAAAATCAATTGGATTATAGAGATAACTTGTCAAATGAGAAGCTGAAACTTTTTCTTTCCATTTTAAAAGTTGCTGCTTTACAATTTCAGTTTTAAAAACTTCGATAGGCTGACTTAAAATTGGCTCCGAAGAATTTTCAACAATAACATGCTCAATATGATGATTACTCTCCATTTCAATCTGAGTAATAAACCTACTCTTCTCTCCTGTATTTACTCCCGAACTTAAAGCATTAAAAAGTAAGTGTACATTCTGCGCGTCCTGAATCAAACGGTAAAAATGGTATGCATAAATACTGTCATTTTCAAGAAAAGTATGCAAATCAAAATATCTTCTGATATCGAAAGGAATATAGGTGTTTTGGGAGTTTCCGAGCGGTAACTTACCTTCATTAACCGATAATAGAATTACGTTTTCAAAATTCAAAAGACGGGTTTCCAAAAGTCCCATTACCTGAAGCCCTTTCAATGGTTCACCCTGAAAATCGATGCTTTCTGAATTAATATGCTGGTTGATAAGAATTTCAAGCGTTTCCATCTTGATTTCAAAACCATACGGTGTAATCTGATTTTTGATGATTCTAAATGCATTTTCAAAATGAGAAACGTTTTCATACTGAATATCATCTAGTTTCAACCATTTTATTTTTTTACAAAATTCAATCAAGTCATCTAAAAATGAATATCCTGAATCTGCTTTTTGAAGCAAATTAAAATAGGAAAGGTTCTCTAATAGCTCTTTTAAAAGCTTTTGTGAAATATAAACAATATTCCTCTCCTCTATTTTGGATTTGAAATCCGTAATAATTTTTTCATCCTCCTCAGATTTTGGAAGTTCTTCCAGAATTGGATAAACATCGCGGTAATAATATGAAGATTTGCTTTTTTCAAGCTGTTTCTGAAGATAAAAAAGTTGTTTTACCGCATTCGAAAAAGAAAGGTTTTTCAACGGAAAACCCATTGTAATGTTTAGATTTTCAACATCATGCATCACATCCAGACTTGCAGGAAGAAGGTTTTCATCGAGTAAAACGACTGCGGTATTGGTAAATGTTTTATTATCTATATTTTTAAATAATTCAGGTAGAATTTTGGTTTGGGTAACGTTTCCGGAAACTTCGTAGACTTTTATGTTTTTAGGCTGGTTAAAATCATCCTCAATCCAATTGAAAGCTCTGTTGTCATCAAATTCTTTCCAGGTTCTATGATTTCTTAAAAATTTTCCAGCTTCCTGTCTTTCGTCATCAAAATAATATTTATCTCCCTGAAAAAAACATTGTGCTTTATCCCATTGCAAAAGATTTCTAACCAGTTTTTCTTCAACCGGAGTAAAAGCATTAAAACCGCAGAAAACAAAATTTTCGGTGTTGTTTTTTGCAAATTCGCTTATTTTCGCCTTAGCAGACTCGTGAATCATTCCGGGAGTTGCCCAGTTTTTTTCTTTTAATTTCTCCTTTAAAACAGGAAGGAAAACATTCATATTCTGCCAAAAATTCAGGAATTTTTTTCTTGGGACGTCGTCATCTTCTCCTAAATCCTGTGCCCATTCTTTGATACGTTCTTCGTCAAACATATATTCTAAAACAGCTTCATCTGAGTCTGAAAATTTCAAAATATCATCCCAATCTTTCTGGAGCGTAGGAAACCATTTTAAAAACTCCGAAAAATTATCGTTGGGAATAAAATTCAAACTTTTATAAACATCAAATGCAAAAAGCCATAACGGAATCCCCTGAATTGTTTGCTGGTCTACAATATTTACAATCAGTTCTTCGATGGTATAAAAATTAGGAAGAAATCCTGAGTAGTTATTTTCTTCTAAAATCTGACGTATAAAAACGATGGGTCTTTTACCGGGAAGAACAATGTTGAATTGCGATAAATCAGTGTTTTGAATTAATAATTCATCGATTATTTTATTTAGAAATTTCAAATTTTCTGAAAGTTTTTTAGATTATTGAGTTCTTCGGCGATTAAAATATTGTATTCTGCTTGTTTTTCTTTATTCATTCCATGTTCTGTAATACGGTCATAGTCAGTCTGAAAACCTTTATATTCAGAGGAGATTTTCGCATAAATTATTTTGAATAACTTATTGTAATCAGCAGTCGTTTTTATTTTTTCTGAAACTTCTTTTCTTAATTTTCTGGCGTGAATTTCAGCGATATCAAAATGTTTCTGCTCATGAAGAAGTACATAATCATTGATTCTTTTAACGTCTTTCCATGATTTATTTTCATTAAAAACCGTTTGAATCGTGATTTTTACAGGAATTTTAGGGTCACTCGATGTGGTTGCAGAATATTCCCAACCGCAATGGGTATAAGCTACCACCGTGGAACCACCTAAGTTATTGGTTTTACTTTTAAAATTGTCCCAAACCAACTTTTGATTCTCACTCCAGTAAATATTTTGAGACCATAGATTATTGAAAATCAATAAAAAACCGATTAAAAAAAACTTCATTATTCCACTACAATTGTTTTGGTAATCCAGTTGTTATTACCATTCCAAAATCTGAATGTATAATTTCCTTTTTTTCGTGGACTAAAATTAATCTGATTTGTCGATTTATGATTTGCCTGCGAGCACATCCCATTGGTGAGGTATTGATAAGCAGTAACATCTCTGTCAAATTCTCCAGTATGTGCATAATCGTAGCCGTAAAATCCCCTACAAGTTGACGCGTATGTAGAATAGGTTCTAATACTTTGAACAGTAAAAACACTCATGGTATCTCTAACGATTTTCACACTATCGATTTTTACTTTATCTACAGATTGTATCGTTTGATAATCATCATCATCTTTACATGAAGTAAAAAAAGCACCTAAAACTGCCGCAGCAAGACTTATTTTTATTAGAGATTTCATGATATTGGATTTTATCATTTGGAAGTATAAATTTAGCAAAAAAAAATGCCAATTAACATGATTTTAAGAGTTAAAATTACCTTTTGAAAGATATACTACTTTTTTAGTATCAAAAAATTCTTCTTCAAAGTAGTTTTTAAGACTAAAAAGCTCACATTTTAATCCTGCAAGTTCTTCGGCTAAATCTCCACCTTTAAGATATAGAACTCCGTTGTGTTTTGGGTTAAACTGTTCTTTTTCAAATTTACCTTTCAGCCATCTTAAAAATTCAGGCATTTGAGTAACGGCGCGACTCACTACAAAATGGAATTTTTCTTTTACTTTTTCTGCTCTTCCATGAATGGCAGTAAGATTTGATAAACCGATACCTTCTGCAACAGCATTTACCACTGTAATTTTTTTACCGATAGAATCGATTAACGTAAATTGAGTTTCCGGGAACAAGATTGCCAAAGGAATCCCTGGGAACCCACCACCTGTACCGACATCTAAAACTTTGGTTCCGGGAGCAAATTCCATAACTTTTGCAACGCCTAAAGAATGCAGAATATGCTTCTCATAAAGAGATTCCATATCTTTTCTGGAAATAACGTTGATTTTTTCATTCCATTCTTCATACAGGCTTTCAAGCTTTGTAAACTGCTCGATTTGTTTCTCTGTAAGATTCGGAAAGTATTTTTGAATGATTGATATTGACATAAAACTAATTCTAAAGAGCAAAAATAAGTTTTATTCACACTTTATTCAAATTAAGTTTTTATATATATTTGTTAAAAAGACAAAAAGAATACATGAATAAACTTTCAGACAGAGTAAACAGATTGGGTTACTCGCAGACATTCGTCATGTCAAACAAGGCTAGAGAGATGAAAGCCAGCGGAATAGATGTAATTTCTTTAACATTGGGTGAGCCCGATTTTAATGTTCCCGATAATATTAAAGAAGCTGCTTTTACTGCAATCAATGAAAATTATAGCCACTACTCTCCTGTTCCGGGATTTTTAGAACTTCGTCAGGCGATTTCAGAAAAATTAAAAAGAGATAATCAACTCGACTATAAACCAACCCAGATTTGTGTTTCAAATGGCGCAAAACAGGCAATTATCAATGTTTTAGCAGCTATTATCAATGATGGTGATGAAGTTATTCTTCCTTCTCCTTTTTGGGTAAGCTATGATGAAATGGTAAAAATGATGGGTGGAAATTCTATAATGCTTCCTACTTCTTACGTTACCGATTTTAAAATCACTTCAGAACAGCTTGATGAAGCGATTAACGAAAAAACAAAAGCTATTCTTTTCAGCTCACCTTGTAATCCTTCTGGTGGATATTACACTTATGATGAGTTAAAATCTTTAGCGAAAGTTATTGCTAAATATCCGCATGTAACGGTAATCTCTGACGAAATCTACGAATACATTAATTACGAAACCAAAAGTACGTCTATCGCTCAGTTTCCTGAAGTATATGAGCAAACCGCTGTAATCAACGGAATGTCTAAAGCTTTTGCGATGACAGGTTGGAGAATCGGTTATTCTGCTTGTCCGGAATGGTTGGCAAAAGCCTGTGAAAAAATTCAAGGACAAATGACAAGCGGTGCAAATACAGTGGCTCAGAGAGCTTCAATTGTTGCTTTAAAAACTGATCCTTCAGAATATAAATACATGATTGATGCATTCGAGAAAAGAAGAAATTTAGTATTCGATTTAATGAAAGAAATTCCAGGATTTAAGGTGCTTTTACCGAAAGCTGCTTTCTATTTCTTCCCAGATATTTCTCATTATATCGGAAAAACATTAGATGGAACCGAAATAAAAGATGCTGATGATTTTGCGATGTTTATTTTAGAAAATGCTCATGTAGGTTGTGTAGGCGGCGTTTCATTCGGAAGCCCGGAATGTATTAGATTTTCTTATGCTGCTTCTGAGGAAGAATTAAGAGAAGCGATGAGGAGAATAAAAGAATTATTAGAAAAATTTAATTAAAACATAAATGAATTTATTTAAAAAATTAACGATTGTAACCAGCATTGCAGCAGCAAGTTTTTGCGGTTACGCTCAAGCTCAGGATTTTCAGTGGAAAGAAGCAAAATCAAATGGTTACACCTATAAATACGTAACCAACGACCCTACTTCCGCAAGATATTATAAGCTTAAAAACGGATTAACGGTAATTTTGAGCCCTACCAATAAAGAACCTAGAATTCAGACTTATATTGCAACAAAAGCAGGGAGTAAAACCGACCCGGCAACTCACACTGGTCTTGCGCATTATTTGGAACACATGCTCTTTAAAGGAACCGATAAATTTGGTTCAAAAGATTGGGCAAAAGAAAAACCTCTTTTAGATAAAGTGGATGCTCTTTATGAGAAATATAACCAGACAAAAGATGAAGCTAAGAGGAAAGAAATTTACAAAGAAATAGATAAAGTTTCGGGAGAAGCTGCCAACTACGCCATCGCCAACGAATACGACAAAATGATGGCAGGAATGGGCGCAGACGGTACCAATGCATTTACTTCTTT
The sequence above is a segment of the Chryseobacterium turcicum genome. Coding sequences within it:
- a CDS encoding pyridoxal phosphate-dependent aminotransferase, with product MNKLSDRVNRLGYSQTFVMSNKAREMKASGIDVISLTLGEPDFNVPDNIKEAAFTAINENYSHYSPVPGFLELRQAISEKLKRDNQLDYKPTQICVSNGAKQAIINVLAAIINDGDEVILPSPFWVSYDEMVKMMGGNSIMLPTSYVTDFKITSEQLDEAINEKTKAILFSSPCNPSGGYYTYDELKSLAKVIAKYPHVTVISDEIYEYINYETKSTSIAQFPEVYEQTAVINGMSKAFAMTGWRIGYSACPEWLAKACEKIQGQMTSGANTVAQRASIVALKTDPSEYKYMIDAFEKRRNLVFDLMKEIPGFKVLLPKAAFYFFPDISHYIGKTLDGTEIKDADDFAMFILENAHVGCVGGVSFGSPECIRFSYAASEEELREAMRRIKELLEKFN
- the rsmG gene encoding 16S rRNA (guanine(527)-N(7))-methyltransferase RsmG is translated as MSISIIQKYFPNLTEKQIEQFTKLESLYEEWNEKINVISRKDMESLYEKHILHSLGVAKVMEFAPGTKVLDVGTGGGFPGIPLAILFPETQFTLIDSIGKKITVVNAVAEGIGLSNLTAIHGRAEKVKEKFHFVVSRAVTQMPEFLRWLKGKFEKEQFNPKHNGVLYLKGGDLAEELAGLKCELFSLKNYFEEEFFDTKKVVYLSKGNFNS